Proteins from one Clostridia bacterium genomic window:
- a CDS encoding glycosyltransferase family 4 protein — protein MNIWFFNHYAIPPWFFPLARPYNFAKYLIKKGHNVTVFAASTVHNSNLNLIKGNEKFSKEIIDNINYVYLRTSNYVGNGKSRIINMLQYTLGLFTVTRKISSPDVIIATSVHPLACFAGIKIAKKYNCRCIVEIADLWPLTLIEFGLLKHNSIMAKALYQLEHWIYKNADSIIFTMEGGKDYVAEKYYGKKKIDLNHIYYINNGIDLDIYNNQKIKNVYKDLDLDDDNFFKVLYTGSLGKANYVNYIVETAKIIQDRGYKNIKFIIFGTGYMNEELESYCIDNSLRNVVFKGKVDKKSIPNILSKSSLNIFTGEQIGLYKYGLSLNKMFDYMASGKPTISNIKCGYDNLEKFQCGITVEGGSAETLAEGVLKFYNMSSDEYGKYCTSALNAAKEFDFAKLTDQLENIIINAVQRGVA, from the coding sequence ATGAATATTTGGTTTTTCAATCATTATGCGATTCCACCATGGTTTTTTCCTTTGGCAAGGCCTTATAATTTCGCAAAATATTTGATAAAGAAAGGGCATAATGTTACTGTTTTTGCTGCAAGTACAGTACATAATTCAAACTTAAATTTAATAAAGGGTAATGAAAAATTCAGTAAAGAAATAATCGATAATATAAATTATGTATACTTAAGGACAAGTAATTATGTTGGTAATGGTAAATCACGTATAATTAATATGCTTCAATATACCTTAGGCTTGTTTACAGTTACAAGAAAAATTAGTAGTCCTGATGTAATAATTGCAACTTCAGTCCATCCATTAGCTTGTTTCGCAGGTATAAAGATAGCAAAAAAATATAATTGTAGATGTATTGTTGAAATTGCAGATTTATGGCCATTAACATTAATTGAATTTGGTTTACTAAAACATAATAGTATAATGGCTAAGGCATTATATCAGCTAGAACATTGGATTTATAAAAATGCTGATAGCATAATCTTTACTATGGAAGGTGGTAAAGATTACGTTGCTGAAAAGTATTATGGGAAAAAAAAAATAGATTTAAACCATATATACTATATAAATAATGGAATAGATTTAGATATATACAATAATCAGAAAATAAAGAATGTATATAAAGATCTAGATTTAGATGATGATAACTTTTTTAAGGTTTTATATACTGGGTCGTTAGGAAAAGCAAACTATGTAAACTATATTGTTGAGACAGCCAAGATTATTCAGGATAGAGGTTATAAAAATATAAAATTCATTATTTTTGGTACGGGATACATGAATGAAGAATTAGAAAGTTATTGCATTGATAATAGCCTCAGAAATGTTGTTTTTAAAGGAAAAGTAGATAAGAAAAGTATACCGAATATTTTGAGTAAAAGTAGCCTTAATATTTTTACCGGCGAGCAAATTGGACTGTATAAATATGGATTGAGCTTAAATAAAATGTTTGATTATATGGCTTCCGGTAAACCGACAATTTCTAATATAAAATGTGGATATGATAATCTCGAGAAATTCCAATGTGGTATAACAGTTGAAGGTGGGAGTGCTGAAACGTTAGCCGAAGGTGTATTGAAGTTTTACAATATGTCTTCTGATGAATATGGCAAATACTGTACCAGTGCATTAAATGCAGCAAAAGAATTTGATTTTGCTAAACTAACAGATCAGTTAGAAAATATAATCATAAATGCAGTGCAGAGAGGGGTAGCATGA
- a CDS encoding nucleotide sugar dehydrogenase: MKQKLLDKIINKKITVAVVGLGYVGLPLAVEKAKAGFKTMGFDIQPQKVEMVNQGRNYIGDVVDSDLSQLVEKGILSATSDFSFIKDVDFIAICVPTPLDDHQQPDISYVKSSSEEIAKYLKKETIVVLESTTYPGTTEELIKPILECGSGLKCGEDFYLGFSPERVDPGNLIYKTKNTPKVVGAIGQDATEVIAAMYRAVLEGDVHTVSSPAVAEMEKILENTYRNVNIGLVNELAILCNKMGIDIWEVIEAAKSKPYGFQAFYPGPGLGGHCIPLDPYYLSWKAREYGFHTSMIESSMMVNDRMPEYCTERSSKILNRYKKAMNGSRILVLGIAYKQDIDDYRESPAIRVIEELEKGGAEVVYFDPYASEYRRHGEVRKSEPKLTDELIESTDLVIITTAHTNMDYGFVQKHAKIIFDTKNAMKDIYDRGNIELL, encoded by the coding sequence ATGAAACAAAAATTGTTAGACAAAATCATAAATAAAAAAATCACTGTTGCTGTAGTTGGCCTTGGTTATGTTGGTCTCCCTTTAGCGGTAGAAAAAGCTAAAGCTGGTTTTAAAACTATGGGATTCGACATACAACCTCAGAAAGTTGAAATGGTTAATCAAGGAAGAAATTATATAGGTGATGTTGTGGATAGTGATCTTTCCCAACTGGTTGAAAAAGGAATATTGTCTGCTACATCTGATTTCAGCTTTATAAAAGATGTTGATTTTATAGCGATTTGTGTACCTACACCATTAGATGACCATCAACAGCCAGATATTAGTTATGTAAAATCGTCTTCTGAAGAAATAGCGAAATATCTGAAAAAGGAAACAATAGTTGTATTAGAATCTACTACATACCCAGGTACTACAGAGGAACTCATTAAACCCATATTAGAATGTGGTTCGGGATTAAAGTGTGGTGAAGATTTCTATTTAGGATTTTCTCCGGAGCGAGTTGATCCAGGCAATTTAATTTATAAAACCAAGAACACACCCAAAGTAGTAGGTGCTATTGGACAAGATGCTACAGAGGTTATTGCAGCAATGTACCGTGCAGTTTTAGAAGGAGATGTACATACGGTATCTTCACCGGCTGTTGCTGAGATGGAAAAGATTCTTGAGAATACATATAGAAATGTGAATATTGGCTTAGTTAATGAATTGGCTATTCTTTGCAATAAGATGGGAATTGATATTTGGGAAGTTATTGAAGCTGCGAAATCAAAGCCTTATGGATTTCAAGCATTCTATCCGGGCCCTGGACTTGGAGGACATTGCATTCCCCTTGACCCATATTATCTTTCCTGGAAAGCTCGTGAATATGGATTTCATACTTCAATGATTGAATCTTCAATGATGGTCAATGACCGAATGCCGGAATACTGTACTGAAAGATCCAGTAAAATTTTGAACAGGTATAAAAAAGCTATGAATGGATCTAGAATTTTAGTGCTTGGTATAGCTTACAAACAGGACATAGATGATTATAGGGAAAGTCCAGCTATTAGAGTAATCGAAGAACTGGAAAAAGGAGGGGCAGAGGTTGTTTATTTTGATCCTTATGCATCAGAATATCGTAGACATGGAGAAGTGAGAAAGAGCGAACCGAAATTAACAGATGAGCTTATAGAAAGTACTGATCTTGTAATAATAACAACAGCTCACACCAATATGGATTATGGATTTGTTCAAAAGCATGCAAAGATAATCTTTGATACAAAAAATGCTATGAAAGATATTTATGATAGGGGAAATATTGAATTATTATAG
- a CDS encoding Gfo/Idh/MocA family oxidoreductase, translating to MSLKYALIGCGRISPNHIAAALENNLEIVALCDIVSENMEDKILKFNLPKKLKEYTDYRELIYTEKPNLIAICTESGKHGQIALNCIDAGCNLIIEKPISLSLEEADKIIERAKVKGVKVSACHQNRFNKSIQKIREAIDKKRFGKLFYGTAHVRWNRGYEYYDRAKWRGTWEQDGGALMNQCIHNIDLLRWMMGNEISEVIGMTDNLNHHYIEAEDLGIALVKFSNGSYGIIEGTTDIYPKNLEETLYIFGEKGTVKAGGQSVNLIEEWEFSDLLDDPNEVKIKYHENPPNVYGFGHIPLYADVIDAIENDREPYVTAEDGRRALELVLAIYKSAAEGKCVKLPMEKCSTLDFKDRFGR from the coding sequence GTGAGTTTAAAATATGCTTTGATAGGATGCGGAAGAATTTCACCAAATCATATAGCAGCAGCGCTTGAAAATAATTTAGAAATTGTAGCTTTATGCGATATCGTTTCAGAAAATATGGAGGATAAAATCCTTAAATTCAATCTTCCAAAGAAACTAAAAGAATATACAGACTACAGAGAATTAATATATACCGAAAAACCTAATTTAATTGCTATTTGCACGGAAAGCGGTAAGCATGGGCAAATTGCATTGAACTGTATTGATGCTGGATGTAATTTGATTATTGAAAAGCCAATATCCCTTTCCTTAGAAGAAGCAGATAAGATAATTGAAAGAGCAAAAGTAAAAGGTGTTAAAGTAAGTGCTTGCCATCAAAACAGATTTAATAAGTCTATTCAAAAGATAAGAGAAGCCATTGATAAAAAAAGGTTCGGGAAGCTTTTCTATGGAACTGCACATGTAAGATGGAATCGAGGATATGAATACTATGATAGAGCTAAGTGGAGAGGCACATGGGAGCAAGACGGCGGAGCTTTGATGAATCAATGTATTCATAATATTGATCTTTTAAGATGGATGATGGGTAATGAAATTTCAGAAGTGATAGGAATGACAGATAATCTTAACCACCATTATATTGAGGCAGAAGATTTAGGAATTGCACTGGTTAAATTTTCAAATGGAAGTTATGGAATTATAGAAGGAACGACAGACATATATCCTAAGAACCTTGAGGAGACACTTTATATCTTCGGGGAAAAAGGTACAGTAAAAGCAGGGGGTCAATCAGTTAACTTAATTGAGGAGTGGGAGTTTTCAGATCTATTAGATGATCCTAATGAAGTTAAAATTAAGTATCACGAAAATCCACCTAACGTATATGGTTTTGGACATATACCCCTTTATGCTGACGTAATTGATGCAATAGAAAATGATAGAGAACCTTATGTAACAGCTGAAGATGGAAGGCGTGCACTTGAGTTGGTTCTTGCAATATATAAGTCGGCAGCTGAAGGCAAATGTGTGAAGTTACCAATGGAGAAGTGCAGTACATTAGATTTTAAAGATAGGTTCGGAAGATAA
- a CDS encoding aminotransferase class I/II-fold pyridoxal phosphate-dependent enzyme: MMSKHMYLASPHLCGKEREFVTDAFDTNWVAPLGPHVNSFEKEIAEYVGSNSAVALSSGTAGIHLALIALGVGKGDVVFCSSLTFAASCNPIIYQDAIPVFIDSEPGSLNMSPVALEKAFSEHKPKVVIVVNLYGQSADMDSIKAICDMHNVPIIEDAAESLGATYKGKKSGTFGRFGIYSFNGNKIITTSGGGMVVSDDEVAINKMRFWATQARDNARYYQHSELGFNYRMSNICAGIGRGQLTVIEERIAQKKAIYTRYKEAFKDIEEIEMAPVCDYGEPNYWLSTMTILPSSKVTPLDIMIALEKDDIESRPIWKPMHLQPVYMKYPFYNHYDDGISVADDVFNRGVCLPSDTKMSNEDIDRVIGIVRGLW, from the coding sequence ATCATGAGTAAACACATGTATTTGGCATCACCTCATCTTTGTGGTAAAGAGAGGGAATTTGTAACAGATGCTTTTGATACAAATTGGGTTGCACCACTAGGTCCTCATGTAAATAGTTTCGAAAAAGAAATTGCTGAATATGTCGGTTCCAATTCCGCTGTGGCATTGAGCTCTGGTACTGCAGGCATACACCTTGCACTAATAGCACTTGGGGTAGGTAAGGGGGATGTGGTATTTTGTTCAAGCCTAACCTTTGCGGCAAGCTGCAATCCTATTATATACCAAGATGCAATACCGGTTTTCATAGATAGTGAACCTGGAAGTTTAAATATGTCTCCGGTTGCACTTGAAAAAGCATTCAGTGAACATAAGCCTAAAGTTGTTATTGTTGTCAATCTTTATGGACAATCAGCGGATATGGATAGTATCAAAGCTATTTGCGATATGCATAATGTTCCAATCATCGAGGATGCTGCAGAGTCTCTAGGTGCTACATATAAAGGCAAGAAGAGTGGAACTTTTGGCCGATTCGGAATTTACTCATTTAATGGAAATAAGATAATAACTACTTCAGGTGGGGGCATGGTTGTATCAGACGATGAAGTGGCAATAAACAAGATGCGGTTTTGGGCAACTCAAGCGAGAGATAATGCAAGATATTATCAACATTCTGAGCTCGGGTTTAATTATCGAATGAGCAATATTTGTGCAGGGATAGGTAGAGGGCAGCTGACTGTAATTGAGGAGAGAATTGCACAAAAAAAAGCTATTTACACTAGGTATAAAGAAGCATTTAAAGATATAGAAGAAATTGAAATGGCACCGGTTTGTGATTATGGAGAGCCAAACTACTGGCTTTCAACCATGACTATTCTTCCATCAAGTAAGGTAACACCACTAGATATAATGATTGCACTTGAAAAGGATGATATTGAGAGCAGACCAATATGGAAGCCTATGCATTTACAACCGGTTTACATGAAGTACCCTTTTTATAATCACTATGATGATGGTATATCAGTAGCAGACGATGTTTTCAACCGCGGTGTATGTTTACCGTCTGATACGAAGATGTCCAACGAGGATATTGACAGAGTTATTGGAATAGTTAGAGGATTGTGGTGA
- a CDS encoding sugar transferase, with product MQTEVRPDLKPYIPPVQQIPRGGVYRRYIKRPMDVILSLCAIVTLSPVLIIIAILVTVMLGSPVIFEQKRPGLNERIFTLYKFRTMTDDRDGIGELLPDEIRLTKFGKLLRSSSLDELPELYNILTGDMSIVGPRPQLVRDMLFMTSEQRQRHSSLPGLTGWAQVNGRNGITWEEKLELDLEYITHITFLNDWKIIFMTVAKVFRRDGISAEGMDTGEDFGDYLLRIGKIDENIYNNKIKSIY from the coding sequence ATGCAGACTGAGGTTAGACCGGATTTAAAGCCCTATATACCGCCTGTACAGCAGATTCCTAGAGGTGGTGTGTACAGAAGATATATCAAGAGGCCAATGGATGTTATTTTATCACTCTGTGCAATTGTTACTTTGTCACCTGTGCTTATTATCATAGCGATACTAGTTACGGTAATGCTAGGCTCACCTGTTATATTCGAACAGAAACGCCCCGGACTTAATGAGAGGATATTTACTCTTTACAAATTTAGGACAATGACAGACGACAGAGACGGAATCGGGGAGTTGCTGCCTGATGAAATTAGGCTCACCAAGTTCGGAAAGCTCTTAAGGTCATCATCGTTAGATGAGCTTCCAGAACTGTATAACATTCTAACAGGAGATATGTCAATTGTTGGACCAAGACCTCAGCTTGTAAGAGATATGTTGTTTATGACTTCAGAGCAAAGGCAAAGACATAGTAGTTTGCCTGGACTTACTGGATGGGCACAGGTTAATGGCCGTAATGGTATTACATGGGAAGAGAAGCTGGAATTAGATTTAGAATACATTACTCACATAACTTTTTTAAATGATTGGAAAATAATTTTTATGACAGTTGCTAAAGTGTTTAGAAGAGATGGCATTAGTGCTGAAGGTATGGATACTGGCGAAGATTTTGGCGATTACCTATTACGAATAGGTAAAATAGATGAAAATATCTATAACAATAAAATAAAAAGTATATATTAA
- a CDS encoding sugar transferase — MYRHYIKRVLDFMFALYLILPITLIVAVYALLIKLEDGGPAFYIEKRVGKYGRTFKTYILRSTKVDADDPQLTKIGRFIRKSGIDELPQIFNVLLGNMSFIGPRPDLLDNSRCYALDEIRRLQTWPGIEGITSNCKTTSIMQKMFHFGWI, encoded by the coding sequence ATGTACAGACATTATATAAAAAGAGTATTAGATTTTATGTTTGCTTTATACTTAATCCTGCCTATTACTTTAATAGTTGCTGTATATGCTTTGTTGATCAAGCTGGAGGATGGTGGACCAGCCTTCTATATAGAGAAAAGAGTAGGAAAATATGGCAGGACTTTTAAAACTTATATACTTCGCTCTACAAAGGTAGATGCAGACGATCCGCAGCTTACAAAGATTGGAAGGTTTATAAGAAAATCAGGCATAGATGAACTACCGCAGATATTTAATGTTCTGTTAGGAAATATGAGTTTTATTGGCCCAAGGCCTGATTTACTGGACAATAGCAGATGCTATGCGTTGGACGAAATAAGAAGGCTTCAGACCTGGCCAGGTATTGAGGGTATAACCAGCAACTGCAAAACAACATCTATTATGCAGAAAATGTTTCACTTTGGCTGGATCTAA
- a CDS encoding UDP-3-O-(3-hydroxymyristoyl)glucosamine N-acyltransferase, protein MKLAGIKDIISDIEIIVDGEFDALGMATSEYKDEKVLSFLADVKFQRSIVENENIKSVIISKETYDSMDLPKDMGVILSSSPKATFYKLHNKLADMDFYWDRFENNIANSAVISDNAVIGDHSISIGENSIIEANVVIHPGTVIGNNAIIRSGSQIGSNGFQFMNNGEIVTSVKTAGRAIIKDNVEIQHNCCVDRGVLGGDTVLNEYVKLDNFVHIAHDDVIGKRTFITAGVKLAGRVVIGNDCWLGVNATITNGITIGDNCKISLGAVVTKSIASNSTVSGNFAIDHEKFINFIKTIR, encoded by the coding sequence ATGAAATTGGCTGGTATAAAAGATATAATATCTGATATTGAGATTATAGTAGATGGCGAATTTGACGCATTAGGTATGGCAACATCAGAATATAAAGATGAAAAAGTGTTATCTTTTTTGGCTGATGTAAAATTTCAAAGATCTATAGTTGAAAATGAGAATATTAAATCGGTAATAATATCTAAAGAAACTTATGATTCAATGGATCTTCCAAAAGATATGGGTGTGATATTATCCAGTTCACCCAAAGCAACATTTTATAAGCTTCATAATAAATTAGCAGATATGGACTTTTATTGGGATAGATTTGAAAATAATATTGCTAACTCTGCGGTCATCTCAGATAATGCAGTTATCGGAGATCATAGTATTAGTATTGGAGAAAATTCTATTATTGAGGCCAATGTTGTTATTCATCCTGGAACAGTTATTGGGAATAATGCTATTATTCGTTCAGGAAGTCAAATTGGATCAAATGGATTTCAATTTATGAATAATGGTGAAATAGTTACTTCGGTTAAGACTGCAGGTAGAGCTATTATTAAAGACAATGTTGAAATCCAACATAACTGTTGTGTTGACAGAGGCGTATTAGGAGGAGACACCGTCTTAAATGAGTATGTAAAATTAGATAATTTTGTACATATTGCTCACGATGATGTTATTGGGAAAAGGACATTCATAACAGCAGGCGTAAAATTGGCAGGAAGAGTTGTAATTGGTAATGATTGCTGGTTAGGGGTAAACGCAACAATTACTAATGGCATAACGATTGGAGATAATTGTAAAATTTCATTAGGTGCTGTAGTAACAAAGAGTATTGCATCAAATTCTACAGTAAGTGGGAATTTTGCTATAGATCACGAAAAGTTTATTAATTTTATAAAAACTATCAGGTAA